CCCGTCCCGCGGAAAAACCGGAATAGAGGTCGAACGGTGACAAGGCTTCCTGCTGTGATTCCCAGGCCTGCTTCGACGTTAGACCAGATAGAGATGTTTGCTGTCGCGTCTGGGGAATTGCAAGCTGAATCAGTATCGACTCCTGGATCGGGTTGGTCGGGACTTACAGAGAAAATCCTCATCTTGGTAATGCGGAAGATATGGAATGCGGACGATGACGGCGGTACTGGCACTGGTTGTCGAGGTTAGCTCAAGATCCAGAGGAACTATACAACTGCTTTATATCAAAGAGTATGGCTTACATGCAGCCCATGCCCAGAATCACAGCAAGCGCCGCCTTGGTTCTGAAATTCATTTGCAATTTCGATACTAGCACTATCGGTAGTAAGGCGAGAATAAAATCGCAAATCACGGCCGTCACACTGTAGAGATAGGCGACGCCCAGAACGTACCTGACATCAATGCAGGTGCCTGTTGCTGTGAAGCGCCGCCAAAAGTACGACACTGGTTGGCATTGCAGGGTTAAAATGAGCCAGAAGGCCAGCCCCACGAGGACCGATATCCCAATGACGCCCCATAATATATATCGGTGCAGCCTCGAAATCGTCAGACGGAAGAGCGCCATGGCAatggcggctttggcggccACGCAGGTGTAGACATAGCTAGATTGTCcgagccaccaccactgcGGCATGTgagcaaaagaaaaaggattaTCACGAGAGGGGAACAAGACCCGGGGAAATCA
Above is a window of Aspergillus puulaauensis MK2 DNA, chromosome 2, nearly complete sequence DNA encoding:
- a CDS encoding uncharacterized protein (COG:S;~EggNog:ENOG410PN1U;~TransMembrane:7 (o12-32i44-68o88-111i123-143o174-194i206-226o246-268i)); translation: MVGLKGRGISIFVVTVVFLVLSLVAVALRCFVRLRLMRAFGWDDALMVFAMALNILFAICGITGPFYGMGQKTEELLQDIPGAEKALFWWWLGQSSYVYTCVAAKAAIAMALFRLTISRLHRYILWGVIGISVLVGLAFWLILTLQCQPVSYFWRRFTATGTCIDVRYVLGVAYLYSVTAVICDFILALLPIVLVSKLQMNFRTKAALAVILGMGCIASTAVIVRIPYLPHYQDEDFLYATANISIWSNVEAGLGITAGSLVTVRPLFRFFRGTGYDQQQSSRTADAWQLAGMNVNADRLPQDIQEVDRIWRLSTGAETGDGISGAVQASSQSRLCTHEDLDTRPDSFHGHKASFKSSNEA